Below is a window of Fulvitalea axinellae DNA.
CATGGCGACATTGTTTCTTTTCTGTTAAAAAAAACAGTATAGCAAAAAACAAATTTACCCAGATACTAGACCAAGCGAATTTTTTAAAGTGGAAATTAACAAAGTCACTGCCTTCTTTTTTCGAAGACAATACAAATGGAAAAATATAAGATTTCAATTTGCCGGGATTTTTATCTTCCCATTTGTCCAATCGTATTGAATAACTGTTTTCAAGGCTGTAATCCTGCTTAATGGCGTAAGCTTTTATCTCATTGTTGTTAATAACTCTAACAAGATGATAAAGAGGGTTTCCGTTAATTGATATATCATCTGTTTTTGGGTTTATAGGGTCTATAGGTAATCTTTCCCATTTGTAAGTAGGAGCAGAAAGGTGAAAAACCTTACCGTTTGAGTCTAATATTGTAGCGAAAAACCGCTTGCTGGAATGTTCCGTAACAACCAGCCGGGCTATTTCGCTCATGTTGTCCGCTTTTTTTATATGTCTGCAAAAAGCTTTTCCTTTTCTCATCCAAATACGAAACAATTCACCTTTCTGGTCTAAAACGAAGTACCCCCAATCGTAGGGCTTTCTGGCAGAAGGATTACCAACAATCATGTCGGCAGGGAAAGTAAAGCCTGATTTTTTTAGTGTCTGTGTGAACTGCTCACTCTTTTTTTCATTTATAGTATTGCTTTGACAATCTATAAACTCCATTTTTTTGCCTATTCTAAACACATCGTTGGGCATAGTGAGTTTTCCCCGTTTCAATACCGTTTCGAAAAGGGGATAGAGTTTGATTTCGGGCCTGTCGTAATCTTTGGCTTTTAATCGGGTCATGTATGTTTTCGCCTTGAAAAGGCTTGGAGTCATGGCGATGCCCTGAACGCTGTCGGGCATTTTTCCCTGAGCGTATAGTTGCCGATAATAGAATAGAGGAAGAAGAGAGTCCGCTTGTTTGATTGAAAATTCATTTCCTTTTTTGTCGACTATACCGGGCCCCTTACGGTTAAAGAAATAATAATCTTGTTTAATAGCACTGTATACGGGATAGGGGGGGCGAATATTTTCTTTGAAGAGTAGATTGAAGAAATAAGGGAGATACCACGCTAATACTATGATAGCGAGCGAAACCAATGCGTACTTGCCTATTTTGCCGTTCATGATTGTATGCCTTTTTTGAATCTTGCGCCCGAATAAATGATTGTGGGTAATAAAAGGATGCTTCCGCCTAATAAAAGAGGAAATGAAGGGGTATAATTTGCTAAACCGGAGTAGATATAGTGGAAATAAATAAAACCGAAAGTCATGGCCATCAGAGGGCCTCTAATCTTCCACTGGGGTTCTATAACAGCTCCCGCAGTTGCCAAATAAAGAGACCAACCCGATAAGTTCCAAGGAAGGGCGGTAAGTAGGAATGCGACCGTAATTTCGGAAGAGAAATAGGTGTTGGAGATAAACGTTAAAAATAAGGTGTTTAATAATGAAATAATAAAAATGATAATGCTTCCTATCAATATATGGTTAAACAGAATTGTTAAAGGTTTTCCCGGTAAGTGCATAGAAAGTTTAATTCTCTTGTGCTGGGCTTCGGGGAACATTTGAAACAACCCTAAGGCCAAACCAAAGGCGATAGGGAAAAATCGGTATATGCTGAAGAACGCATAATTTTGGTGTAATATGGCGTCCCAGACCGGAACAGCGCCATTATTTCTGACCGTGTACGCAAGCTCGATTCCTGTATAGCCAGTTATGGCCAAACCGATAGTAAGTCCG
It encodes the following:
- a CDS encoding DUF4857 domain-containing protein; this encodes MNGKIGKYALVSLAIIVLAWYLPYFFNLLFKENIRPPYPVYSAIKQDYYFFNRKGPGIVDKKGNEFSIKQADSLLPLFYYRQLYAQGKMPDSVQGIAMTPSLFKAKTYMTRLKAKDYDRPEIKLYPLFETVLKRGKLTMPNDVFRIGKKMEFIDCQSNTINEKKSEQFTQTLKKSGFTFPADMIVGNPSARKPYDWGYFVLDQKGELFRIWMRKGKAFCRHIKKADNMSEIARLVVTEHSSKRFFATILDSNGKVFHLSAPTYKWERLPIDPINPKTDDISINGNPLYHLVRVINNNEIKAYAIKQDYSLENSYSIRLDKWEDKNPGKLKSYIFPFVLSSKKEGSDFVNFHFKKFAWSSIWVNLFFAILFFLTEKKQCRHERYFGFALCCLFGIYALIPLKVLVL